AACAAATTACTGCCTTACTCAATTCTATCTGGAATTCTGTTGTAACTGACATTGCCAAAAGTAGAAATGTATCTGTTGAAAAATTAAATGAAATTGCAAATGGTTTATTGGCACGAACACCTGAAATGGCTAAGGCTCAAAAATTAGTAGACGTAGTTGCTTATGAAGATGTTTACCACAATGCCATTAAAAAACGATTACAAGTCGATAGTAAAGACGAATACGAATCGGTTTCTATACTTGATTACACTCATAAATATACCACGACATCAATTCCTAATGATGCTACTGATGAAATTGCCATTATTTATGCCCAAGGTGAAATTCAAAGTGGTGAAGGAGATGTCAACATCATTGGAGAAGGCGCAATGCGACGTTCTATCAGTGAGGCAAGAAATAACGAAGATGTGAAAGCAATAGTACTTCGCATCGATAGCCCTGGAGGAAATGCATTAACCTCCGATTTGATTTGGAGAGAAATCGAATTGACTAAAAAAGTAAAACCGGTTGTTGTATCCATGGGGAATTATGCTGCCTCTGGAGGGTATTATATTGCTTGTAATGCTAATACAATTTTCGCAGAAAAAAATACTATTACTGGTTCTATAGGTGTTTTTGGGATGCTTCCTAATTTTAGTGGTCTTAGTACCAAAATGGGAATTCATTCTGAACAAGTCAATACCCACCAAAACTCAGGAAATTACAATCCATTTGCACCAATCGATGAAAAATTTAAAGCCGTAACCACAGAAGGTGTAGAACAAATCTATAAAACATTTGTTTCCCATGTAGCGCAAGGGCGAAAAATGAGTTTTGCACAAGTAGATGCGATTGCACAAGGTAGAGTTTGGACTGGCGCTGATGCTATCAAAATTGGTTTAGTGGACAAAATTGGCGGTTTAGATGATGCCATTCAAGAAGCGGCCCGTTTAGCAAAAATCAAAACGTTCAACACTCAAAATTATCCAGAATACAATAAAAATTTTGATGATTTATTAGAAAATTTCCCTTTTGCCAAAACTAAAGAGCGTTGGATTAAAGAAGAAATTGGTGAAGAAAATTACAATATAATGGAACAAATTAAACGCATTCAAAGCTACAAAGGAGTTCAAGCTCGCATGCCATTCGAAATTACCATTCAATAAATAAAAAAGCTTCCAATGGAAGCTTTTTTTATAACTCTATTTTTACAACATAGCCTTCTGAACTGCGAATATTAAATACAATTCCGCCCTCAAAAAGTAAATATTGCCCTTTAATACCGATTAATTTTCCTTGAAAATTTGGAGTTTTATCCAAACTCAAACTAGTCACTTTAGCAGGATATTCCAAAACTGGATAGTGCATCTCATACAAATCTATTTTCTGATTGTAAAAATACTCCTGAACTTCAGTTGGGATTAAATGCTCTACTTTCAATCGCTCAGCGACTAAATCAATCGCTTCAAAAGAATTGGTTAGCATTTTTCGCCAATTGGTTTTATCGGCATAATGACTTTTTAACGCCACTTCTGTAATCCCTGCCAAATAGCGGTTTGGTACCTCAACAATTGAAATCGCTTGACTCGCACCTTGGTCAATCCAACGTGTAGGCATTTGCGTTTTTCTTGTCACCCCCACTTTTACTTCGCTAGACAAAGCCAAATACACAATATGCGGTTGCAATTGCACTTTCTCTTCATAAGCTAAATCACGATCTGCAATTCCGAGATGCGCTGTGCTCAACTCCGGTTTCATAATCCAATCTCCTACAGCAGGACTAGAATAAAAGCAATCATAACAAAATCCTTGTCGAAATATTTTTTTCTTCTTCCCACAATTCAAACATTGAAAACCTACAAAATTGATTTCCATTGGTTTACCCAAAAGTTGATTTACATTCAAAAAGCTGTCTTCAAAAACAAGATAATACTGAATTGGATTGCCAAATTCAGTTTGCATTTTGGTTAAAACTCCTTCGTAAGTCATTTGGTTTTATGTTTCAGGTTTGGAATTGAACAAAAAATGTTATTTTTGGTAAAGTTATCATTCGGAATCCGAAATTCATAATTCCTAACTCAGAAATATGCCCATACCGATCATTAATTCTATTGCTTCCTGGGTTTTAAAGCAACGGATTCATCAAATCGAATTGTTCTTAAAGTACCCTAATGAGGTGCAAGAGGAATTGTTGATGAATTTGATCCGACGAGCAGAGAATACGGTAATTGGTGCCCAATATGAATTTAGTTCGATAACCTCCTACTCTACTTTTTCAGAACGAGTTCCCGTTGCTACTTATGAAGATTTGCAACCGCTAATTGAACGCACGCGCCAAGGCGAACAAAATGTTTTTTGGGATGCACCAATTAAATGGTTTGCTAAATCCAGCGGAACCACCAATGCCAAAAGTAAATTTATCCCCGTAAGCAATGATGCTTTAGAAGACTGTCATTATAAAGGAAGTAAGGATTTGTTGTGTTTGTATTTGAATAACAATGAAGATTCTGATATGTTTTTGGGGAAAAGTCTTCGCTTAGGTGGTAGTTCTCAAATTTATGAAGATAAGGAAACGTTGTTTGGCGACTTATCGGCTATTTTGATAGAAAATATGCCTATTTGGGCCGAATTCAGTAGTACCCCTAGCAATAAAATATCGTTGATGAGCGAATGGGAGCAGAAGCTGGCTGCAATTATCAACGAAACTAAAAATGAAAATGTAACTAGCTTTGCAGGAGTTCCTTCTTGGATGTTAGTCTTGATGAACCGAATGCTTGAAGAAACTGGAAAAGGTAATTTATTGGAAGTTTGGCCTAACCTAGAAGTGTATTTTCATGGAGGAGTCAGCTTTGAACCTTATCGCGAACAATATCAAAAGTTACTCCCAAAATCCAATTTTAAATACTACGAAATATACAATGCCTCCGAAGGATTCTTTGCTATTCAGGACCTAAATGATTCTAGTGACTTGTTATTAATGCTAGATTATGGCATTTTTTATGAGTTCATTCCCATGGATATTTTTGGCACACCTAATCAAAAAGTAATTCGCTTAGCAGAGGTAGAATTGTTTAAAAATTATGCCGTTGTAATTACTACCAATTCTGGTTTGTGGCGCTATTTAATTGGCGATACTGTTCGTTTTACTTCGTTGAATCCCTATCGAATTCGCGTTTCGGGCAGAACCAAACACCATATCAATGTCTTTGGCGAAGAACTTATGGTTGAAAATACCGATCAAGCTATTGCCAAAGCTTGTCAACTCACATACACTGAAGTAATAGAGTATACCGTAGCTCCTATTTTTATGGACGGCAAAGAAAAAGGGGCACACGAATGGATGATTGAGTTCAAGAAAAACCCAACTGATATCGATCAATTTCGAACGATTTTAGACGAAACATTACAAAGCCTCAATTCCGATTATGAAGCCAAACGCTATAATAATATGACCTTGAATCCTTTGGTGATTAATTTGGCTCGACCACAACTATTTTATGATTGGCTCAAAGAGCGAAATAAATTGGGCGGCCAACATAAAATTCCGAGATTATCCAACCAAAGAGAGTATTTAGAGCAATTGAAAGGTTTACAATAAAAGTAAGCCAAAAGAAATTTAGTGTTTAGACTATTTTTCTTTTGGCTTAAATACACTATTTTTTTCAACTTAACTCCCAACATTGCCCCGGTGATTAGGAAAAAGTTATGATTCTCAGACTATTATTTATAGGTTATATCGATACACCCATCTGAAGATCGTCTGACATGTATATCAATTTCGTCTAAATTGCGTTGATCCATGTAAGTCTCTACTTCTTTAATACAACTATATGCACCACCCATGCCACAAATATGACATTTCCCATCAGGCTTCAACACAAAACTGTTTAGCGAATTGTCAAATGGAACTATAGATACAAAATTTGAGAATTTATTTTCAGGATTTTTGTCAATACTAATTATTACTTCATATTTAATTACACTAGGTTCTCTAGTTAATAGATTTAAAGAGTTTACTGCAGCATCAACTTGATTAATTAAACGCCTGGTAAAAGGTGAGGCTTGAGCATACTCTTTTTCTGAAGTAGAATAATAGATAGAATTTGAAGGTACTGTTTTTTTGTTGGTTGTAACAGTATCATTAATTTGAGAGTCGTTTTTATCACATGAGATTAATAAAATTAAAATCATTGATAGACTTGATAATCTACTAATTTTTTTCATTTGATTTGAGATTTAATGACTATTAATCTTAATGGTATTCGCAATATTGTTAGGGCTATTACAATATTACGTTTCTAAATTCATTACCGTTTATTCTTAATAGTAATTGGTTAATGAATTAAAATTATAAAAAAAATACAGACAAAAATAAAGCCCAACAATAAATGTTGGGCTTTTATAATTTTATTCTATCTAATCTCTAGTCTTCCATCATATCAATATGACGATCGTGATACCCTAACAAGTATAAAACACCATCCAATCCCAAACTTGAAATTGAGGTCGCTGCATTCTCTTTTACTGTTGGTTTGGCATGGAAAGCAATTCCTAAACCGGCTAAATTTAACATCGGTAAATCATTGGCACCATCACCCACAGCAATCGTTTGATTAATGTGTATGCCTTCTTTTTGGGCAATTGCTTGCAGGTATTCGGCTTTCTTTTGTCCATCGACAATTTCGCCCAAGTATTTACCCGTTAATTTACCGTCTTTGATTTCCAATTGATTAGCATGTACATAATCGATTCCCAACTCCTTTTGTAAATATTCTCCAAAATAAGTAAACCCTCCCGATAAAATAGCTGTTTTGTAACCATAGTATTTCAAGGCTCTCATCAAACGATGCGCTCCTTTGGTGATTGGTAAATTGATAGCCACATTATGCAAGACTTCTTCGCTCAAACCTTCTAACAACGCCATGCGTTTTTTGAAGCTTTCTTTAAAGTCGATTTCTCCATTCATAGCTGATTCGGTAATCGCACGAACTTGCTCTCCTACCCCAGCTAAATCGGCTAATTCATCAATTACTTCAGTTTGAATCAAAGTCGAATCCATATCAAAACACACCAAACGGCGGTTTCTGCGGTACATATTGTCCTCTTGAAATGAAATATCCACATTCAATGTTCTTGATATTTCCATAAAACTAGCGGTCATAGCAGTTTTGTCTTCAATGATACCGGTAACTGATAATTGAACACAAGAACGCGGATACTCCTCTTTCTCCACTACCGAAGTTCGTCCCGTTAAACGAATAATAGAATCAATATTCAAATGTTGGTCTGACATGATTTTGGTTACCGCAGCCAATTGAATTGCTGTTAGCTCTTCCCCCAAAATATTGATAATATAGCGTTGTTTGATTTGTGCTTTAACCCAAGTTTCATAATCGGGAATTGAAATCGGAATAAACTTTACTTTAATTCCTAATTCATACCCTTTAAAAAGTAAATCTTTTAAAACT
This sequence is a window from Flavobacterium ammoniigenes. Protein-coding genes within it:
- a CDS encoding GH3 auxin-responsive promoter family protein, which encodes MPIPIINSIASWVLKQRIHQIELFLKYPNEVQEELLMNLIRRAENTVIGAQYEFSSITSYSTFSERVPVATYEDLQPLIERTRQGEQNVFWDAPIKWFAKSSGTTNAKSKFIPVSNDALEDCHYKGSKDLLCLYLNNNEDSDMFLGKSLRLGGSSQIYEDKETLFGDLSAILIENMPIWAEFSSTPSNKISLMSEWEQKLAAIINETKNENVTSFAGVPSWMLVLMNRMLEETGKGNLLEVWPNLEVYFHGGVSFEPYREQYQKLLPKSNFKYYEIYNASEGFFAIQDLNDSSDLLLMLDYGIFYEFIPMDIFGTPNQKVIRLAEVELFKNYAVVITTNSGLWRYLIGDTVRFTSLNPYRIRVSGRTKHHINVFGEELMVENTDQAIAKACQLTYTEVIEYTVAPIFMDGKEKGAHEWMIEFKKNPTDIDQFRTILDETLQSLNSDYEAKRYNNMTLNPLVINLARPQLFYDWLKERNKLGGQHKIPRLSNQREYLEQLKGLQ
- a CDS encoding DUF2797 domain-containing protein, whose product is MTYEGVLTKMQTEFGNPIQYYLVFEDSFLNVNQLLGKPMEINFVGFQCLNCGKKKKIFRQGFCYDCFYSSPAVGDWIMKPELSTAHLGIADRDLAYEEKVQLQPHIVYLALSSEVKVGVTRKTQMPTRWIDQGASQAISIVEVPNRYLAGITEVALKSHYADKTNWRKMLTNSFEAIDLVAERLKVEHLIPTEVQEYFYNQKIDLYEMHYPVLEYPAKVTSLSLDKTPNFQGKLIGIKGQYLLFEGGIVFNIRSSEGYVVKIEL
- the serB gene encoding phosphoserine phosphatase SerB, with product MAIADKEIILLKVSGQDKPGVTAGLTSILANYDAVILDIGQADIHDTLSLGILFQIKAGSSSGPVLKDLLFKGYELGIKVKFIPISIPDYETWVKAQIKQRYIINILGEELTAIQLAAVTKIMSDQHLNIDSIIRLTGRTSVVEKEEYPRSCVQLSVTGIIEDKTAMTASFMEISRTLNVDISFQEDNMYRRNRRLVCFDMDSTLIQTEVIDELADLAGVGEQVRAITESAMNGEIDFKESFKKRMALLEGLSEEVLHNVAINLPITKGAHRLMRALKYYGYKTAILSGGFTYFGEYLQKELGIDYVHANQLEIKDGKLTGKYLGEIVDGQKKAEYLQAIAQKEGIHINQTIAVGDGANDLPMLNLAGLGIAFHAKPTVKENAATSISSLGLDGVLYLLGYHDRHIDMMED
- the sppA gene encoding signal peptide peptidase SppA, whose protein sequence is MKFLGNVLATIVGIFVFTMLFFFGIVLIGAIFGGEENGIDVKENSVIVLNLEDIQNDYAGKYSDPWFTAFSDTKQIGLTDVIDAIGAAKNDENIKGISILNNNSSLGMAQSKAVRDALEDFKKSGKFVMAYANTYSQKEYYLNSVANTIYLNPVGDLDFKGLSSDLLFFKDFQDKTGVKMEVIRHGKYKSAVEPFLENKMSEANREQITALLNSIWNSVVTDIAKSRNVSVEKLNEIANGLLARTPEMAKAQKLVDVVAYEDVYHNAIKKRLQVDSKDEYESVSILDYTHKYTTTSIPNDATDEIAIIYAQGEIQSGEGDVNIIGEGAMRRSISEARNNEDVKAIVLRIDSPGGNALTSDLIWREIELTKKVKPVVVSMGNYAASGGYYIACNANTIFAEKNTITGSIGVFGMLPNFSGLSTKMGIHSEQVNTHQNSGNYNPFAPIDEKFKAVTTEGVEQIYKTFVSHVAQGRKMSFAQVDAIAQGRVWTGADAIKIGLVDKIGGLDDAIQEAARLAKIKTFNTQNYPEYNKNFDDLLENFPFAKTKERWIKEEIGEENYNIMEQIKRIQSYKGVQARMPFEITIQ